In Agromyces sp. G08B096, a genomic segment contains:
- a CDS encoding sugar ABC transporter permease, whose translation MAAQHPVPGSQSGLLAGEVDEFADDSTRASVAVGDAPRRIPTKRPFNFGRWFRQTGWRHIVGVVMVVFSLFPIVFVVSSSLNPHGTLTGSNALFSQIGLDSYVRILSDPQIPFARWFANTLIIAGVTALGTVFLGALAAYSFSRMRFTGRRFGLITIVIVQMFPQLLAVVAIFLLMSTIGDLFPAIGLNTHIGLIMVYLGGALGVNTYLMYGFFNTVPASIDEAAKIDGAGHARIFFTIILRLVAPILAVVALLSFISSVNEFVVASVLLIDTENQTLAVGLTKLVSNPRYADWSAFSAGAVMSAAPVVALFLFLQKYIVGGLTAGAVK comes from the coding sequence ATGGCCGCGCAGCATCCCGTCCCCGGCAGCCAGAGCGGACTCCTCGCGGGCGAGGTCGACGAGTTCGCGGATGACTCGACGCGGGCGTCCGTCGCGGTCGGCGACGCCCCTCGGCGGATCCCGACGAAGCGGCCGTTCAACTTCGGCCGGTGGTTCCGTCAGACGGGCTGGCGGCACATCGTCGGCGTCGTCATGGTGGTGTTCTCGCTCTTCCCGATCGTGTTCGTGGTGTCGTCGTCGCTGAACCCGCACGGCACACTCACCGGCTCGAACGCGCTGTTCTCCCAGATCGGGCTCGACAGCTACGTGCGGATCCTCTCCGACCCGCAGATCCCGTTCGCGCGGTGGTTCGCGAACACGCTGATCATCGCGGGCGTCACCGCGCTCGGCACGGTGTTCCTCGGCGCGCTGGCCGCGTACTCGTTCTCGCGCATGCGGTTCACCGGGCGCCGGTTCGGTCTGATCACGATCGTGATCGTGCAGATGTTCCCCCAGCTGCTCGCGGTCGTCGCGATCTTCCTGCTGATGTCGACGATCGGCGACCTGTTCCCGGCGATCGGCCTGAACACGCACATCGGCCTCATCATGGTGTACCTCGGCGGCGCGCTGGGCGTGAACACCTACCTCATGTACGGCTTCTTCAACACCGTGCCCGCCTCGATCGACGAGGCCGCGAAGATCGACGGCGCGGGGCACGCCCGCATCTTCTTCACCATCATCCTGCGGCTCGTGGCGCCGATCCTCGCGGTCGTCGCGCTGTTGTCGTTCATCTCGAGCGTGAACGAGTTCGTCGTGGCATCCGTGCTGCTCATCGACACCGAGAACCAGACGCTCGCGGTGGGCCTCACGAAGCTCGTGTCGAACCCGCGCTACGCCGACTGGTCGGCGTTCTCCGCGGGCGCGGTGATGTCGGCGGCGCCGGTGGTCGCGCTGTTCCTCTTCCTGCAGAAGTACATCGTCGGCGGGCTGACCGCGGGCGCGGTCAAGTAG
- a CDS encoding maltose ABC transporter substrate-binding protein: protein MRVNRKGLLAAGAVAVVTTLGLAGCAGGDSGSEGDSSAASTLTVWVDAERVDALKGAAEAYSEKSGVKVDIVGKDVADIKDDFIQQVPTGKGPDITMGAHDWLGELSTNGVVAPIELGDSAADYLPVAIEASTYEGTVYMLPYAVENIAVLRNADLVPEPAANFDDMIAKGQAAGLTQPFVVEQGAEGNPYHLYPFQTAFGAPVFGTNDEGYDPTDLQLGNAGGDQFATWLGSQGKNGTGVFNTDIDGDIAKESFLTGKSAFWLTGPWNVGAAVDAGINVAIDTVPSPTAEPAQPFAGVKGFFISSESKNKVAANDFLVNYLGTEDVQLELFEAGNILPALTAAAETASSDPIIEGFAAVGAEAVPMPAIPAMGAVWQYWGIAEAAIINGADPVATWQKLASDVQAAISE, encoded by the coding sequence ATGAGGGTGAACAGGAAGGGCCTCCTCGCTGCGGGCGCCGTCGCCGTCGTGACGACGCTGGGGCTCGCCGGCTGCGCCGGTGGCGACAGCGGCTCCGAGGGCGACTCGTCGGCCGCGAGCACGCTGACCGTCTGGGTCGACGCCGAGCGCGTCGACGCGCTGAAGGGCGCAGCCGAGGCGTACAGCGAGAAGAGCGGCGTGAAGGTCGACATCGTCGGCAAGGACGTCGCCGACATCAAGGACGACTTCATCCAGCAGGTGCCGACCGGCAAGGGCCCCGACATCACCATGGGCGCCCACGACTGGCTGGGCGAGCTCTCGACCAACGGCGTCGTCGCCCCCATCGAGCTGGGCGACTCCGCCGCCGACTACCTCCCCGTCGCCATCGAGGCCTCGACCTACGAGGGCACCGTCTACATGCTGCCCTACGCCGTCGAGAACATCGCCGTGCTCCGCAACGCCGACCTCGTGCCCGAGCCGGCCGCGAACTTCGACGACATGATCGCGAAGGGCCAGGCCGCCGGCCTCACCCAGCCCTTCGTCGTCGAGCAGGGCGCCGAGGGCAACCCCTACCACCTCTACCCCTTCCAGACCGCGTTCGGCGCCCCCGTCTTCGGCACCAACGACGAGGGCTACGACCCGACCGACCTGCAGCTCGGCAACGCCGGCGGCGATCAGTTCGCCACGTGGCTCGGCTCGCAGGGCAAGAACGGCACCGGCGTGTTCAACACCGACATCGACGGTGACATCGCGAAGGAGAGCTTCCTCACCGGCAAGTCGGCGTTCTGGCTGACCGGCCCGTGGAACGTCGGCGCCGCCGTCGACGCGGGCATCAACGTCGCCATCGACACGGTGCCGAGCCCGACCGCCGAGCCCGCGCAGCCGTTCGCCGGCGTGAAGGGCTTCTTCATCTCCTCGGAGTCGAAGAACAAGGTCGCCGCGAACGACTTCCTCGTGAACTACCTCGGCACCGAGGACGTGCAGCTCGAGCTGTTCGAGGCGGGCAACATCCTCCCGGCGCTCACCGCCGCGGCCGAGACCGCGTCGAGCGACCCGATCATCGAGGGCTTCGCCGCCGTCGGCGCCGAGGCCGTGCCGATGCCGGCCATCCCCGCCATGGGCGCGGTGTGGCAGTACTGGGGCATCGCCGAGGCCGCGATCATCAACGGCGCCGACCCGGTCGCGACGTGGCAGAAGCTCGCGTCCGACGTGCAGGCCGCGATCTCCGAGTAA
- a CDS encoding inositol monophosphatase family protein, which yields MTASEASIPAPADLLEIARDIAVRAGSAALEARRAGVEVAATKSTPVDIVTAVDRDTEALIRELILEARPDDGILGEEDAARVGTSGVEWIVDPIDGTVNFLYGIPAWAVSIAVVAGPPNPGEWTALAGVVVNPVTGELFEASRGGGARLAGRELAVNEEVPLSHALVGTGFAYSAERRREQAQVLTGLLPLARDIRRIGSAALDLCGLAAGRLDAFYEVGLNPWDHAAGALIAREAGAIVTGVDGGPESVEFLLAAAPGLHEELRAALRAAGAPA from the coding sequence TCGCCGTGCGCGCCGGCAGCGCCGCCCTCGAGGCGCGACGCGCGGGCGTCGAGGTCGCCGCGACGAAGTCGACGCCGGTCGACATCGTCACCGCCGTCGATCGCGACACCGAGGCGCTGATCCGCGAGCTCATCCTCGAGGCCCGGCCCGACGACGGCATCCTCGGCGAGGAGGACGCCGCGCGCGTCGGCACCAGCGGCGTCGAGTGGATCGTCGACCCCATCGACGGCACCGTCAACTTCCTCTACGGCATCCCCGCCTGGGCGGTGAGCATCGCGGTCGTCGCCGGGCCGCCGAACCCCGGGGAGTGGACCGCGCTCGCCGGCGTCGTCGTCAACCCGGTCACGGGCGAGCTGTTCGAGGCGAGCCGCGGCGGCGGCGCCCGGCTCGCGGGCCGGGAGCTGGCGGTGAACGAGGAGGTCCCGCTGTCGCACGCGCTCGTCGGCACCGGATTCGCGTACTCGGCCGAGCGGCGTCGCGAGCAGGCGCAGGTGCTCACGGGACTGCTGCCGCTCGCGCGGGACATCCGCCGCATCGGCTCGGCCGCGCTCGATCTGTGCGGCCTCGCAGCCGGCCGGCTCGACGCGTTCTACGAGGTCGGGCTGAACCCGTGGGATCACGCAGCGGGCGCGCTCATCGCCCGCGAGGCCGGGGCGATCGTGACGGGCGTCGACGGCGGCCCCGAGAGTGTCGAGTTCTTGCTCGCGGCGGCGCCAGGACTGCACGAGGAGCTGCGCGCAGCGCTCCGTGCTGCGGGGGCGCCCGCCTGA
- a CDS encoding peptidoglycan DD-metalloendopeptidase family protein — MLESPLVPDGPTPGTQSPLRPERPLTRRELREREAAARATQEPNPAATQAHGSWPAASQPVVQQHAAPAQPVSPVQPVSPVQPVSVQPASAQQPIVQRPATPPAGSAPAAPTRRDARSTRTDERPVEAFDALFGDLTADAEPDSAARGRRAGRRVEPGATQAAVPPADRSVAEASAEFAAALGASARRPRLAFDDSVATDGLPNGVVAPQQASRRDQRRVETDVRPGRAERREAADQRARQLASRRPAEASVTPTAPPRARRGRRGMRAVVAMGFAATLALATSVPALSLLSPEEVQAMALAAAADAKGPGQRVTVDGDAIASPTVDREGYQHQTIAEYAAAAGIRPEATFTNNPLGTIQWPFAVGVHIGDRFGYRNCAGCSADHHGQDFNPGLGAEIQAIADGVVSVSTDSGGSLGVVMMIDHVIDGEVVTSVYAHMEFDSRRFEVGDTVHVGDVIGTTGDTGMSTGPHLHFEIRIGGVNGEWVDPLEWLYANTN; from the coding sequence GTGCTCGAGTCCCCTCTCGTGCCCGACGGTCCCACGCCAGGCACGCAGTCCCCGCTGCGGCCCGAACGACCCTTGACCCGGCGGGAACTGAGGGAACGCGAGGCCGCGGCCCGTGCGACGCAGGAGCCGAACCCGGCTGCGACGCAGGCTCACGGTTCGTGGCCCGCCGCCTCGCAGCCGGTCGTGCAGCAGCACGCCGCACCGGCGCAGCCCGTCTCGCCGGTGCAGCCCGTCTCGCCGGTGCAGCCGGTCTCGGTGCAGCCGGCTTCGGCGCAGCAGCCGATCGTCCAGCGGCCGGCCACGCCCCCGGCAGGGAGTGCGCCAGCGGCTCCGACCCGCCGCGATGCCCGCTCGACGCGTACCGACGAACGTCCGGTCGAAGCGTTCGACGCCCTCTTCGGCGACCTCACCGCCGACGCCGAGCCCGACTCCGCCGCCCGTGGCCGACGAGCCGGGCGGCGCGTCGAGCCCGGCGCGACGCAGGCCGCCGTGCCGCCGGCCGACCGCTCGGTCGCCGAGGCATCCGCCGAGTTCGCCGCCGCGCTCGGGGCATCCGCTCGTCGCCCCCGACTCGCCTTCGACGACTCCGTCGCGACCGATGGTCTGCCGAATGGCGTCGTCGCGCCCCAGCAGGCCTCCCGACGCGACCAGCGCCGCGTCGAGACCGACGTTCGCCCCGGGCGTGCCGAACGCCGCGAGGCGGCCGACCAACGGGCGCGCCAGCTCGCCTCCCGGCGCCCGGCCGAGGCATCCGTCACCCCGACGGCACCGCCCCGCGCGCGCCGCGGCCGGCGCGGCATGCGTGCCGTCGTCGCCATGGGCTTCGCCGCGACGCTCGCCCTCGCCACGTCCGTGCCCGCGCTGTCGCTGCTCAGCCCCGAAGAGGTGCAGGCCATGGCGCTCGCCGCCGCGGCCGACGCCAAGGGCCCGGGCCAGCGCGTGACGGTCGACGGCGACGCGATCGCGTCGCCCACGGTCGACCGCGAGGGCTACCAGCACCAGACGATCGCCGAGTACGCGGCGGCCGCCGGCATCCGGCCCGAGGCGACGTTCACGAACAACCCCCTCGGCACCATCCAGTGGCCCTTCGCCGTCGGCGTGCACATCGGCGACCGGTTCGGCTACCGCAACTGCGCCGGCTGCTCGGCCGACCACCACGGTCAGGACTTCAACCCGGGTCTCGGCGCCGAGATCCAGGCCATCGCCGACGGCGTCGTGTCGGTCTCGACCGACTCCGGCGGATCCCTCGGCGTCGTCATGATGATCGACCACGTCATCGACGGCGAGGTCGTCACGAGCGTCTACGCCCACATGGAGTTCGACTCGCGCCGGTTCGAGGTCGGTGACACGGTGCACGTCGGCGACGTCATCGGCACGACCGGCGACACCGGCATGTCGACGGGTCCCCACCTGCACTTCGAGATCCGCATCGGCGGCGTGAACGGCGAATGGGTCGACCCGCTCGAGTGGCTCTACGCCAACACCAACTAG
- a CDS encoding ABC transporter permease subunit → MSTTIEDGTRQDAPPPKPSRRQRQAAAIADAASGGMKVFFVKLIALAIVDALAVYAIFVLIAHAQWVPMVVVVAVTAVVNWIYFSRKKLPAKYLTPGVIFLAVFQVFVLLYTGYIAFTNYGTGHNGSKEQAVSSLMASSLERVEDSPTYPVTVVEQGGQLGLLVTDPDGDASIGTNDRPLEPVSGVEFEGDKAVAADGWTTLQFADVLARTDEVTALAVPFSDDPNDGAIRTPDGSSGYLYVSTLEYDEAAGTMTDLETGTVYADTGVGAFTAEDGEQLLPGWQITVGFDNFVRAVTDARLAGPLVYVTLWTFAFALISVASTFFLGLFLAIVFNDLRMRGRKIYRVLMILPYAIPSFLSALVWAGMMNQSFGFINQVLLGGASVPWLTDPLLAKVSILIVNLWLGFPYMFLVCMGALQSIPDELQEAATVDGAKPWAVFRLIKLPLLLVTVAPLLIASFAFNFNNFNTIYMLTDGGPRDSNAPIPVGFTDILITMVYKVAFTGQTRDYGLASAYSIIIFIVVAIISIIAFRRTKSLEELN, encoded by the coding sequence ATGAGCACGACGATCGAGGACGGCACGAGGCAGGACGCCCCGCCGCCGAAGCCGAGCAGGCGCCAGCGCCAGGCGGCGGCCATCGCCGACGCGGCATCCGGCGGCATGAAGGTCTTCTTCGTCAAGCTCATCGCGCTCGCGATCGTCGACGCGCTCGCCGTGTACGCGATCTTCGTGCTGATCGCCCACGCGCAGTGGGTGCCGATGGTCGTGGTCGTCGCGGTGACGGCCGTCGTCAACTGGATCTACTTCTCGCGGAAGAAGCTGCCCGCGAAGTACCTCACGCCTGGCGTCATCTTCCTCGCCGTGTTCCAGGTGTTCGTGCTCCTGTACACGGGCTACATCGCGTTCACGAACTACGGCACCGGCCACAACGGGTCGAAGGAGCAGGCGGTCTCCTCGCTCATGGCCTCCTCGCTCGAACGGGTCGAGGACTCGCCGACCTACCCCGTCACGGTCGTCGAGCAGGGCGGCCAGCTGGGCCTCCTCGTCACCGACCCCGACGGCGACGCGAGCATCGGCACGAACGACCGGCCGCTCGAGCCGGTCTCCGGGGTCGAGTTCGAGGGCGACAAGGCGGTCGCGGCCGACGGCTGGACGACGCTGCAGTTCGCCGACGTGCTCGCGCGCACCGACGAGGTCACCGCCCTCGCGGTGCCCTTCTCGGACGACCCGAACGACGGCGCCATCCGCACGCCCGACGGCTCCAGCGGCTACCTCTACGTCTCGACGCTGGAGTACGACGAGGCGGCCGGCACCATGACCGACCTCGAGACCGGCACCGTCTACGCGGACACCGGCGTGGGCGCGTTCACCGCCGAGGACGGCGAGCAGCTGCTGCCCGGCTGGCAGATCACGGTCGGCTTCGACAACTTCGTCCGCGCCGTCACCGACGCGCGCCTCGCCGGCCCGCTCGTCTACGTCACGCTCTGGACGTTCGCGTTCGCCCTGATCTCGGTGGCGTCGACCTTCTTCCTCGGCCTCTTCCTCGCGATCGTGTTCAACGACCTGCGGATGCGCGGCCGCAAGATCTACCGGGTCCTGATGATCCTGCCGTACGCGATCCCGTCGTTCCTCTCGGCGCTCGTGTGGGCGGGAATGATGAACCAGAGCTTCGGCTTCATCAACCAGGTGCTCCTCGGCGGGGCATCCGTTCCCTGGCTCACCGACCCGCTGCTCGCGAAGGTCTCGATCCTCATCGTGAACCTCTGGCTCGGCTTCCCGTACATGTTCCTCGTGTGCATGGGCGCCCTGCAGTCCATCCCCGATGAGCTCCAGGAGGCGGCGACGGTCGACGGCGCGAAGCCGTGGGCGGTGTTCCGGCTGATCAAGCTGCCGCTGCTCCTCGTGACGGTCGCGCCGCTGCTGATCGCGTCGTTCGCGTTCAACTTCAACAACTTCAACACGATCTACATGCTCACCGACGGCGGTCCGCGCGACTCGAACGCGCCGATCCCGGTCGGGTTCACCGACATCCTGATCACGATGGTCTACAAGGTGGCGTTCACCGGGCAGACGCGTGACTACGGCCTCGCGAGCGCGTACTCGATCATCATCTTCATCGTCGTCGCGATCATCTCGATCATCGCGTTCCGGCGCACCAAGAGCCTCGAGGAGCTGAACTGA
- a CDS encoding glycoside hydrolase family 13 protein, producing MTSEWWRTAAIYQIYPRSFADANGDGMGDLAGITSRLGSLEALGIDAIWLSPFYTSPQKDAGYDVADYCDVDPRFGTLADFDAMLEEAHARGIRVIIDLVPNHSSDQHPWFQEALASPPGSAARGRYLFREGRGEHGELPPNNWESVFGGPAWTRVIEADGTPGQWYLHLFDSSQPDFDWTNEEVREEFRRILRFWLDRGADGFRVDVAHGLVKADGLPDWTPPQGSGSMGGAGGVTVGEDGAGVALEPAISEENGDGAPYWAQEGVHEIYRDWRRVLDEYPGDRVLAAEAWVDPLPKVAKWVRSDEMHQSFNFAYLETPWNAASLRTVIDDSLDAFGSVGAPSTWVLSNHDVVRHATRLAVTADNPQGHGLGPRSKGIPEYADGLRRARAATALMLALPGSAYIYQGEELGLPEVIDLPDDARQDPTWFRTNGERYGRDGCRVPIPWEATAPSYGFGPTDASWLPQPAQWAELARDRQQGVPGSTLSLYQDALRLRREHDLGSGTLEWLDGFDADTVAFRNGDVTVVANTGSAPVALPGGTVLLASGELDGSLPADTTVWLRA from the coding sequence ATGACTTCGGAATGGTGGCGCACCGCCGCGATCTACCAGATCTACCCCCGCTCCTTCGCCGACGCCAACGGCGACGGCATGGGCGACCTCGCCGGCATCACCTCGCGACTCGGCTCGCTCGAGGCGCTCGGCATCGACGCGATCTGGCTGTCGCCGTTCTACACCTCCCCCCAGAAGGACGCCGGGTACGACGTCGCCGACTACTGCGACGTCGACCCCCGGTTCGGCACCCTCGCCGACTTCGACGCCATGCTCGAAGAGGCCCACGCGCGAGGCATCCGCGTCATCATCGACCTGGTGCCGAACCACTCCTCCGACCAGCACCCCTGGTTCCAGGAGGCCCTCGCGTCGCCGCCGGGCAGCGCCGCCCGCGGCCGCTACCTCTTCCGCGAGGGCCGCGGCGAGCACGGCGAGCTGCCCCCCAACAACTGGGAGTCCGTGTTCGGCGGCCCCGCCTGGACCCGCGTCATCGAGGCCGACGGCACGCCCGGCCAGTGGTACCTCCACCTCTTCGACAGCTCGCAGCCCGACTTCGACTGGACGAACGAGGAGGTCCGCGAGGAGTTCCGTCGTATCCTGCGCTTCTGGCTCGACCGCGGCGCCGACGGCTTCCGCGTCGACGTGGCGCACGGCCTGGTCAAGGCCGACGGCCTGCCCGACTGGACCCCGCCGCAGGGCTCGGGCTCGATGGGCGGCGCCGGCGGCGTCACCGTCGGCGAGGACGGCGCGGGCGTCGCCCTCGAACCCGCGATCAGCGAGGAGAACGGCGACGGCGCACCGTACTGGGCACAGGAGGGCGTCCACGAGATCTACCGCGACTGGCGCCGCGTCCTCGACGAGTACCCCGGCGACCGCGTGCTCGCCGCCGAGGCGTGGGTCGACCCGCTGCCGAAGGTGGCGAAGTGGGTGCGCTCCGACGAGATGCACCAGTCGTTCAACTTCGCCTACCTCGAGACCCCGTGGAACGCCGCATCCCTCCGCACCGTCATCGACGACTCGCTCGACGCGTTCGGCTCCGTCGGCGCGCCCTCGACGTGGGTGCTCTCCAACCACGACGTCGTCCGCCACGCCACGCGCCTCGCCGTGACCGCCGACAACCCGCAGGGCCACGGGCTCGGACCGCGTTCGAAGGGCATCCCCGAGTACGCGGACGGCCTCCGCCGCGCGCGGGCCGCGACGGCGCTCATGCTCGCTCTGCCCGGCTCGGCGTACATCTACCAGGGCGAGGAGCTCGGCCTCCCCGAGGTCATCGACCTGCCCGACGACGCCCGCCAGGACCCCACCTGGTTCCGCACGAACGGCGAGCGCTACGGCCGCGACGGATGCCGCGTGCCGATCCCGTGGGAGGCCACGGCACCCTCGTACGGATTCGGGCCGACGGATGCCTCGTGGTTGCCGCAGCCCGCGCAGTGGGCCGAGCTCGCCCGCGACCGCCAGCAGGGCGTGCCCGGATCGACGCTGAGCCTCTACCAGGACGCCCTTCGCCTCCGCCGCGAGCACGACCTCGGCTCGGGAACGCTGGAGTGGCTCGACGGCTTCGACGCCGACACCGTGGCCTTCCGCAACGGCGACGTCACCGTGGTCGCGAACACGGGCTCTGCGCCCGTGGCGCTGCCGGGCGGCACCGTCCTGCTCGCCTCCGGCGAGCTCGACGGCTCGCTCCCCGCCGACACCACGGTCTGGCTCCGCGCGTAA